From a single Arachis hypogaea cultivar Tifrunner chromosome 3, arahy.Tifrunner.gnm2.J5K5, whole genome shotgun sequence genomic region:
- the LOC112773143 gene encoding protein FAR1-RELATED SEQUENCE 5-like, translated as MSINEDDVKNDFDNNLGDDFDYQPNAEDDAEDDDVDSLDSTSKSEEVCGIKRIADLMVEDIWNLEFRTEDEAWQFYNAYSCWHEFVMRKDDVVRDNQGRIISRQLVCNKEGWMNVRYLDLDDRSREARSLTRTKCPAQLRVKLDYGCGWISHADFTHKDLYNHIDYYRRSKVKNGDANAAINYLIGKSNNDPLFFGKYTFTSDERLEHIFWADGQSIIDYHCFGDIVAFDSTYKKNKYNKPLVIFSGCNHHGQNVIFGSILLSDETTETYKWLLETFVEAMGGKSPKAVITDGDLAMRDAIKNVLPDVTHRLCGWHLQRNACENIKNPNFLHDFKCLIYDNNDQREFDRR; from the exons ATGTCCATAAACGAGGATGatgtgaagaatgattttgataataatttgggTGATGATTTCGATTATCAACCGAATGCAGAAGATGATGCTGAAGACGACGATGTGGATTCGCTGGATTCTACTAGCAAGAGTGAAGAAGTTTGTGGTATAAAAAGAATAGCGGATTTAATGGTGGAGGATATTTGGAACCTGGAGTTTAGGACAGAGGATGAGGCTTGGCAATTTTATAACGCTTATTCTTGTTGGCATGAATTTGTAATGAGGAAGGACGATGTGGTTAGGGATAATCAAGGTAGAATCATTAGCAGGCAACTTGTTTGCAACAAAGAGGGGTGGATGAATGTGAGGTATCTTGATCTAGATGATAGATCAAGGGAGGCAAGGTCACTAACGCGAACCAAGTGTCCAGCTCAACTTAGGGTAAAGCTTGACTATGGCTGCG GGTGGATATCGCATGCTGACTTCACACACAAAGATTTGTACAACCACATTGATTATTATCGTCGGTCGAAAGTTAAAAATGGGGATGCCAATGCGGCAATAAACTATTTGATTGGCAAGTCAAACAACGATCCGCTGTTCTTTGGAAAGTATACGTTCACTAGTGACGAAAGGCTCGAGCATATTTTTTGGGCAGATGGGCAGTCAATTATCGACTATCACTGCTTTGGAGATATTGTTGCCTTTGATTCAACCTACAAGAAGAATAAATACAACAAGCCTTTGGTCATTTTCTCCGGATGCAATCATCACGGGCAGAATGTTATATTCGGCTCCATCCTACTATCCGACGAAACCACAGAGACGTATAAGTGGTTGTTGGAAACTTTTGTTGAAGCGATGGGTGGGAAAAGTCCTAAAGCAGTAATAACTGACGGAGACCTTGCCATGCGAGATGCAATCAAGAATGTTCTTCCTGATGTGACCCATCGGTTATGCGGATGGCATCTGCAGAGAAATGCATGTGAAAATATAAAGAATCCTAATTTCTTGCACGATTTTAAGTGTCTTATATACGACAACAATGACCAGAGAGAATTTGATCGGAGATGA